One segment of Rubripirellula amarantea DNA contains the following:
- a CDS encoding SBBP repeat-containing protein encodes MQTSLKKFRNRILAFAASAVLLSSPLIAAELSFSTLLGGSEWEHARDVFVDDSGFVYVVGGTRSSDFPTTSNALQTAHDKSGDKIGSGGYCDVIVSKFAKSGELVWSTLLGGPNYDRAYAVEVDHDGYVYVAGRAGPGFPVTENAFQTTFQGADAGIYGMQNGFVAKINPEGSAIEWASYVGVGVLCRDISIDDQGDVYLPTSYSGKGPLPPASWFESSFQPSPGGGADTGAMKITSDGRRVVWATWLGGSGLEVPNTGIRIDSEKNVFLNLTTESTDMPTTSGAHDRSHNGGKDAYIAKLSPDGSRLLYGTYFGGAGDEYGNSTHNLAIDRQGNAYLVNASDQNDMPVTPGVIQSRLKGERNIVAAKFSPTGALLCCTYLGGSGADGPDGVYTNDDGEVFFTGTTSSADFPTTGDAIQSQKSGQNDAVIVSLNADFSHVNYASFLGGKSYDDGRSCFLDKQGSFYVVGSTNGPGWPSVRPAQKEFAGGGGGKELCYQGGCYAGDIIVSKIRF; translated from the coding sequence ATGCAAACTAGCTTGAAGAAGTTTCGAAATCGAATCCTTGCCTTCGCAGCCAGCGCTGTGTTGTTGAGTTCCCCGTTGATCGCGGCTGAGCTTTCTTTTTCGACCCTGTTGGGCGGTTCGGAATGGGAGCACGCGCGAGATGTCTTCGTTGATGATTCGGGGTTTGTCTATGTCGTCGGGGGGACACGATCGAGTGACTTTCCCACAACGTCGAACGCTTTGCAGACTGCTCACGACAAGTCGGGCGACAAAATTGGATCGGGTGGATACTGCGACGTCATTGTGTCGAAGTTTGCTAAGTCGGGAGAACTGGTCTGGTCGACGCTGCTAGGCGGTCCGAATTACGATCGGGCCTACGCCGTGGAGGTCGACCACGATGGCTACGTCTACGTTGCTGGCCGAGCCGGTCCTGGTTTTCCCGTTACTGAGAACGCATTTCAAACGACGTTTCAGGGTGCTGACGCTGGTATCTATGGAATGCAAAATGGATTTGTCGCAAAGATCAATCCCGAAGGATCGGCGATTGAGTGGGCATCCTACGTGGGTGTGGGTGTGCTTTGCCGAGACATTTCGATTGATGATCAAGGTGACGTGTATCTACCAACCAGCTATTCGGGGAAAGGACCACTTCCACCCGCGTCATGGTTTGAAAGCTCATTTCAACCTAGTCCCGGTGGAGGTGCAGATACCGGGGCGATGAAGATCACGTCCGACGGTCGTCGTGTTGTTTGGGCAACTTGGTTGGGCGGTAGTGGGTTAGAAGTTCCCAACACGGGCATCCGGATTGATTCTGAAAAGAACGTGTTTCTGAATTTGACCACTGAATCAACGGACATGCCTACTACTTCGGGAGCCCATGACCGCTCGCACAACGGCGGCAAAGACGCTTACATTGCAAAGCTTAGTCCCGATGGTTCACGGTTGTTGTACGGAACTTACTTTGGCGGGGCGGGTGACGAGTACGGAAACAGTACCCACAACTTGGCCATTGACCGACAAGGGAACGCGTACTTGGTGAATGCATCAGACCAAAATGATATGCCGGTAACCCCGGGAGTTATTCAGTCACGTTTGAAAGGCGAACGCAATATCGTCGCGGCAAAGTTTTCGCCGACGGGGGCGTTGTTGTGCTGCACTTACCTGGGCGGCAGCGGTGCAGACGGTCCCGATGGAGTTTACACAAATGACGATGGCGAAGTCTTTTTCACGGGGACAACATCTTCAGCCGATTTTCCAACAACCGGGGACGCGATTCAAAGCCAAAAGTCCGGACAGAACGACGCAGTGATTGTCTCGCTTAACGCTGATTTCTCGCATGTGAACTATGCGAGCTTTTTGGGAGGCAAGAGCTACGATGATGGTCGGTCATGCTTCCTCGACAAGCAGGGATCGTTTTACGTTGTAGGTTCGACGAATGGACCGGGATGGCCAAGCGTACGTCCCGCACAAAAAGAATTTGCTGGCGGAGGTGGAGGAAAGGAACTTTGCTACCAAGGCGGTTGCTACGCTGGCGATATCATCGTCTCGAAAATTCGGTTCTGA
- a CDS encoding HPP family protein, with product MQALKWLGVELVEVSWSEKWVSAIGSCFAIFCVFTITQYSLPAAAAAGVIASMGATAVLLYAVPHGPLSQPWPVVGGHTISAFIGVSCAYGVSDPTIATPLAVGLAIGAMYQLKCIHPPGGATAFTAVMGGTAVHELGFYFVLYPVLLNTLIMLTLAVAINYPFRWRRYPAYLVQRSNQTAWKKSHGGNELHEEVLAAIRSLDSFVDVSEDDLLFLASTIANRVSHSDSGDSVFVRTRSSSDRWIEPSRTEINHSPTSSRGANDDL from the coding sequence ATGCAAGCTTTGAAGTGGCTTGGTGTTGAACTAGTAGAAGTAAGCTGGTCCGAAAAATGGGTTTCTGCCATAGGATCTTGCTTCGCGATTTTCTGTGTTTTCACCATTACCCAGTATAGCTTGCCAGCAGCCGCGGCGGCCGGTGTGATTGCATCGATGGGTGCGACTGCCGTGCTATTGTACGCGGTACCCCATGGCCCGCTTTCTCAACCTTGGCCAGTTGTCGGTGGCCACACAATCTCTGCCTTCATCGGAGTAAGTTGCGCCTATGGAGTGAGCGATCCAACGATCGCGACACCACTGGCTGTGGGATTGGCAATCGGCGCGATGTATCAGCTTAAGTGCATTCACCCGCCCGGTGGCGCAACTGCGTTCACCGCGGTCATGGGTGGTACGGCCGTTCACGAACTTGGGTTCTATTTTGTTTTGTATCCCGTGCTGCTGAACACATTGATCATGCTGACCCTAGCGGTTGCGATCAATTACCCGTTTCGCTGGCGTCGTTATCCGGCCTACCTGGTGCAACGGTCGAACCAAACAGCATGGAAGAAATCACATGGCGGAAACGAATTGCACGAGGAAGTATTAGCGGCAATACGATCGCTCGACTCGTTCGTCGATGTCAGCGAAGACGATTTACTATTTCTCGCCAGTACAATCGCCAATCGAGTCAGCCACTCGGATTCGGGCGATTCCGTTTTTGTTCGAACGCGAAGTTCATCGGATCGCTGGATTGAACCAAGTCGCACTGAAATCAATCACTCACCCACATCCTCACGCGGTGCCAATGATGACCTGTGA
- a CDS encoding glycosyltransferase family 2 protein: protein MSVSVLTIVRGRQSHLENLLAGLSQSHSSPNQWIVVGMDQDVDLPDPMGLDIRHSRINGDGNRLPLAEARNHAAELCRSERMIFLDVDCIPSPDMIETFDTALSEDPRLWMGSPRYLPAGATDDTWTLDEIASVAVPHPLQPDLAHHQREPSTRYEMFWSLCFGITKTDFATMGGFDPSFDGYGGEDTDFAFSARRSGIPFGFVGALAFHQHHPVCKPPLNHFHEIISNAKRFRAKWGEWPMSSWLESFQTFGLVSFDPSQDRLEALRDPSEKEIEQATTLAPAGF, encoded by the coding sequence ATGTCAGTTAGTGTCCTAACGATTGTTCGAGGTCGCCAATCGCATCTGGAAAATTTGCTCGCGGGACTTAGCCAATCTCATAGCTCGCCAAATCAGTGGATCGTCGTCGGCATGGACCAAGACGTTGATCTACCGGATCCAATGGGACTCGACATAAGACATTCTCGGATAAACGGCGATGGAAACCGATTGCCACTCGCGGAGGCACGAAACCATGCTGCCGAGCTTTGTCGTTCCGAACGGATGATCTTTCTGGATGTGGATTGCATTCCGTCACCTGACATGATCGAAACCTTTGATACGGCATTGTCCGAGGATCCAAGATTGTGGATGGGGAGTCCTCGCTATCTTCCCGCTGGAGCAACTGACGATACGTGGACGTTAGACGAAATAGCATCCGTCGCCGTTCCACATCCACTTCAACCCGACCTCGCCCACCATCAACGCGAGCCATCCACTCGCTATGAAATGTTTTGGTCGCTTTGCTTCGGTATCACCAAAACAGATTTTGCAACAATGGGCGGCTTCGATCCCTCGTTCGATGGCTACGGCGGCGAGGACACGGACTTTGCCTTTTCTGCTCGTCGATCCGGCATCCCATTCGGCTTCGTGGGTGCATTAGCGTTTCATCAACACCATCCGGTATGCAAACCACCGCTCAATCATTTTCACGAAATCATCAGCAACGCCAAACGATTTCGAGCGAAATGGGGTGAGTGGCCGATGTCGTCTTGGCTGGAATCCTTTCAAACCTTTGGACTTGTTTCGTTCGATCCTTCGCAAGATCGCCTCGAAGCACTCCGCGATCCGAGTGAGAAAGAGATTGAGCAAGCAACGACGCTTGCTCCCGCCGGCTTCTGA
- a CDS encoding glycosyl transferase family 28 protein — MIAKIGFYVHYHGLGHKHRTEAILKHLDLPATVITSRIHELDWEGPTLTSVEEIACDIDDIPERGLAYASDVPSLHYAPLWTDNITRRVAQYTAWLDDHKPDVVVVDVSAEISMLTRLASIPQIVIRQHGDRSDPAHLGAYAAAHSLLAPFPEQMEDEITPEWVKQKTVYLDGFCRDSRCTHSAEKVPNRIVVMFGRGGSQDVHRILREAAALLPDHEWIVIGKSDNDQSDDTPDNLQFLGWVADPQRYLQSAEVVVTSAGHNSVMELGNSRCRFVAITEDRPFDEQLRKTMILEREQLAIGLSRWPETSQWPTIIARAKQLDPSRWDRLFVGDGAQQAALHIERVALWSRSQRRQTVEGTSCQLVS; from the coding sequence ATGATTGCGAAAATTGGTTTCTACGTTCACTATCACGGGCTCGGTCATAAGCATCGCACCGAAGCGATTCTAAAGCACCTTGATTTGCCTGCGACGGTGATCACGAGTCGGATTCATGAGTTGGATTGGGAAGGCCCCACTCTTACATCGGTGGAAGAGATAGCGTGCGACATTGATGATATTCCCGAACGCGGCTTAGCCTATGCGAGCGACGTTCCCTCGTTGCACTATGCACCTCTCTGGACCGACAACATCACTCGGCGAGTTGCGCAATACACCGCATGGTTAGACGACCACAAACCCGACGTGGTCGTCGTCGATGTTTCAGCCGAGATCTCGATGCTGACTCGCTTGGCTTCGATTCCACAAATTGTGATCAGGCAGCATGGCGACCGCAGTGACCCGGCACATTTGGGAGCTTACGCGGCAGCGCATTCTCTCTTAGCGCCCTTCCCGGAACAAATGGAAGATGAGATCACCCCAGAATGGGTCAAACAAAAAACCGTTTACCTCGACGGTTTCTGCCGAGATTCACGGTGCACCCACAGCGCCGAGAAAGTTCCGAACCGAATCGTCGTCATGTTCGGTCGCGGGGGATCGCAGGATGTTCATCGTATTCTTCGCGAGGCGGCGGCGTTGTTGCCCGATCACGAATGGATTGTGATCGGCAAGTCAGACAACGACCAAAGCGACGACACTCCCGACAACTTACAATTTCTTGGCTGGGTAGCCGATCCGCAAAGGTACCTTCAATCGGCGGAAGTCGTGGTGACATCCGCTGGCCACAACAGTGTCATGGAGCTCGGGAATTCACGTTGCCGGTTCGTAGCAATCACCGAAGATCGCCCGTTCGATGAACAACTCCGCAAGACCATGATTTTAGAACGCGAACAGCTTGCCATCGGACTTTCGCGGTGGCCCGAAACATCGCAGTGGCCGACGATCATCGCTCGAGCAAAACAACTCGATCCTAGTCGCTGGGACCGACTGTTTGTTGGCGACGGTGCTCAACAAGCCGCACTGCATATCGAACGGGTCGCTTTGTGGTCTCGATCGCAACGCCGGCAAACCGTGGAAGGAACCTCATGTCAGTTAGTGTCCTAA
- a CDS encoding glycosyltransferase family 4 protein, whose amino-acid sequence MKIGIIGHLKFPIAKPFAGGLETFTHQFVSRLVSRGHQVTLFAAGDSDPRLPVHPVVAAGTIPDSQRRLGHYDVEWVESVEDEAYANLMANLASSNFDVIHNHSLSPIPLRFASTLPVRMLTTLHAPPLPRMVDEIRDRGPLACGDFVNISEANANAWSIALPRQTVIHNGVDTDFWKTCSSTKTQRAIWFGRILSDKGTHYAIDAAHRAGLSIDVVGPISDQQYFDREVFPRLQPGDAFLGHRDHDELCQLISRSAVALVTPCWDEPFGLVVAEALACGTPVAGFARGALPELITQHVGQLAAPDNVDELAHAVKRCLQLSGEVCRRVAQEQFGLLRMVRNYEQLYQIAPTEVAA is encoded by the coding sequence ATGAAGATTGGGATCATTGGGCACCTGAAGTTCCCAATCGCAAAACCGTTTGCTGGTGGACTGGAAACGTTTACTCATCAATTTGTAAGTCGCTTGGTCTCACGTGGTCATCAGGTGACTCTCTTTGCCGCAGGCGATTCCGATCCTCGACTTCCAGTTCACCCCGTCGTCGCCGCCGGCACGATCCCCGATTCCCAACGTCGTCTAGGTCATTACGACGTCGAGTGGGTGGAGTCCGTTGAGGATGAAGCTTACGCCAACTTGATGGCTAACCTTGCGTCGTCAAACTTTGACGTCATCCACAATCATTCACTCAGCCCCATTCCGTTGCGGTTTGCTTCGACACTTCCGGTTCGGATGCTGACCACGCTTCATGCCCCACCACTTCCTCGGATGGTGGATGAGATTCGAGATCGTGGCCCGTTGGCCTGTGGTGACTTTGTCAACATCTCCGAAGCGAATGCGAACGCTTGGTCGATCGCCCTTCCCCGTCAAACAGTCATTCATAACGGCGTCGACACGGACTTTTGGAAGACCTGCAGCTCAACAAAGACACAACGCGCGATTTGGTTTGGACGGATTCTTTCGGACAAAGGCACGCACTACGCGATCGATGCTGCTCATCGCGCAGGCCTTTCCATCGATGTCGTGGGTCCAATCTCGGATCAACAGTACTTCGATCGCGAAGTTTTCCCAAGACTCCAACCCGGTGATGCATTTTTGGGGCATCGCGATCACGATGAGCTGTGCCAGTTGATCAGCCGATCAGCCGTCGCACTGGTGACTCCGTGTTGGGACGAACCATTCGGCTTGGTTGTCGCAGAAGCTTTGGCCTGTGGAACGCCCGTCGCAGGTTTCGCGCGTGGTGCCCTACCCGAACTAATCACCCAACACGTCGGTCAACTCGCTGCACCGGACAACGTTGATGAATTAGCGCATGCAGTGAAGCGATGCCTGCAACTTAGCGGTGAAGTTTGCCGACGAGTTGCCCAGGAACAGTTCGGGCTACTCAGAATGGTTCGAAACTACGAGCAGCTCTATCAAATAGCACCGACCGAGGTGGCGGCATGA
- a CDS encoding MATE family efflux transporter, with protein sequence MTLTSPSDDRVTFGYRAMLNVALPLTATVGCFAITLFTDRTLLMWYQPVSSAASIAAGNLYWATVCIPVTAMGFITPLVAIAMGPKRRRGIANQRVWSLLWQSIWITLFCVPIFAVIGLLSGSIFTAVGHAPELAAEEATYFRTLLLVAPASMLEAGLTAFFIGRRITSPILRANIASAVLNVVLDVWIIFGGLGVPAMGVLGAALATAVSMWFKVGVFAVLLVRLRSFGRYRLSAWRPSKRLMSEIMVPGSALGIQQLIRSLLFSFVLMAIGAASVNGLAATSAALSLYQLLSIPAIGLATAVTVITGQAYAKSGMELAKHVIFRSLFLGLSFALILSGLLVVFPQALLAISLGGVDDMQRAEIEPLAARLLGFAAVYCLVDVSGLILAASAKSIGRTSLILVATAIPGFTCVAVGWFSSPSTDAAVTHWWTVLIGWATLQVIGIAWGIRHTLVDQSRAIRPQEKAASTST encoded by the coding sequence ATGACATTGACTTCGCCCTCAGATGATCGCGTGACATTCGGCTACCGAGCGATGTTGAATGTTGCGCTTCCACTCACCGCCACCGTTGGTTGTTTTGCGATCACTCTCTTTACCGACCGAACGCTGTTGATGTGGTACCAACCTGTTTCTTCCGCAGCATCGATCGCGGCAGGGAACTTGTACTGGGCAACTGTGTGTATCCCCGTGACGGCTATGGGATTCATCACTCCTTTGGTGGCCATTGCGATGGGGCCCAAGCGAAGGCGCGGCATCGCGAATCAACGTGTGTGGAGTTTGCTTTGGCAATCGATTTGGATCACGTTGTTTTGTGTTCCGATCTTCGCCGTTATCGGTTTGCTAAGTGGTTCTATTTTTACTGCCGTCGGCCACGCACCTGAATTGGCGGCAGAGGAAGCGACCTACTTTCGAACGTTGTTGTTAGTGGCACCGGCATCGATGTTGGAAGCTGGATTAACTGCGTTCTTCATCGGCCGCCGAATCACCAGTCCAATTTTGCGAGCGAACATTGCTTCGGCAGTGCTGAACGTCGTCTTAGATGTTTGGATCATCTTTGGTGGACTCGGAGTGCCCGCCATGGGAGTGTTGGGAGCAGCATTAGCGACGGCAGTTTCGATGTGGTTCAAGGTCGGCGTGTTTGCCGTCCTGCTGGTTCGATTGCGATCGTTTGGTCGGTACCGACTATCGGCTTGGCGGCCGAGTAAACGACTGATGTCCGAGATCATGGTTCCCGGTTCGGCTCTAGGGATTCAGCAACTGATCCGATCCCTGTTGTTTAGCTTTGTGCTAATGGCGATTGGTGCCGCATCGGTCAACGGACTGGCGGCAACCTCGGCGGCCTTGAGTCTTTATCAGTTGCTCTCGATACCAGCGATTGGCTTGGCAACAGCGGTCACGGTTATCACCGGCCAAGCCTACGCGAAGAGCGGGATGGAGTTGGCGAAGCACGTCATCTTTCGAAGTTTGTTTCTGGGGTTATCGTTCGCGTTGATCTTGTCAGGGTTGCTGGTGGTGTTTCCCCAGGCACTTCTGGCGATTTCGCTGGGCGGTGTCGATGACATGCAGCGAGCGGAAATCGAACCTCTAGCGGCACGCCTGCTCGGCTTTGCCGCCGTCTACTGTCTCGTCGACGTTAGCGGTTTGATCTTGGCCGCGTCCGCAAAAAGTATTGGTCGAACATCTTTGATATTGGTGGCCACAGCGATTCCAGGATTCACGTGCGTGGCGGTAGGGTGGTTCAGCTCACCATCCACCGACGCTGCTGTGACGCACTGGTGGACTGTCTTAATCGGCTGGGCCACGTTGCAGGTCATCGGGATTGCGTGGGGGATACGCCACACGTTGGTCGATCAATCTCGCGCGATTCGTCCTCAAGAAAAAGCGGCATCGACATCAACGTAA
- a CDS encoding DNA topoisomerase IB, with product MSALITKTRSPSKARRARKAGLKYVNDFDDGITRRRCGRGFVYRLPSGKTLKSKTHRQRIDSLVIPPAWEDVWICPHSDGHIQAKGIDEAGRPQYIYHDAWHAISTAAKFDRMELFSELLPRIRRRVRRDLREDGLTRERVAATVIRILDKGHIRVGNSRYAKENGSRGATTLTDDHVAVDGFVVSLDFPGKSGQQQKVEFRDRKVATVIEQCQELDGQFLFMYETQCGDTAVMQSSDINQYLEEICDAKVTAKDFRTWWGSVIASSELASLEHEMPEAERKRAIVAAVKVTADELGNTPAVCRSSYIHPGVLASASSGELPTLIEAVRKTAPDCVAELTQDEIMFATLLPRLSFS from the coding sequence ATGTCGGCTCTGATTACCAAAACGAGATCGCCCTCGAAGGCTCGCCGCGCTAGAAAAGCTGGATTGAAGTATGTCAATGACTTCGACGATGGGATCACAAGACGAAGGTGCGGACGTGGTTTCGTCTATCGCCTGCCATCGGGCAAGACGCTTAAGTCGAAAACGCATCGCCAGCGCATCGACAGCCTTGTCATTCCACCTGCTTGGGAAGACGTTTGGATCTGTCCTCATTCCGACGGTCACATCCAGGCGAAAGGAATCGACGAAGCCGGCAGACCGCAATACATCTATCACGACGCTTGGCACGCGATCAGTACTGCCGCAAAATTCGATCGCATGGAACTTTTCTCGGAACTGCTACCGCGAATTCGGCGACGCGTCCGACGAGACCTCCGCGAAGACGGCCTCACACGCGAACGCGTGGCGGCAACGGTCATTCGGATTCTGGACAAAGGTCATATCCGTGTCGGTAACTCACGCTATGCCAAGGAAAACGGATCGCGCGGTGCGACGACGCTAACGGACGATCACGTCGCCGTCGATGGCTTCGTTGTGTCGCTCGATTTCCCAGGAAAAAGTGGGCAGCAACAAAAGGTCGAATTCCGTGATCGTAAAGTCGCGACGGTAATCGAGCAGTGCCAGGAACTCGACGGACAGTTTCTATTCATGTACGAAACCCAATGCGGCGACACGGCTGTCATGCAATCTTCAGACATCAATCAGTACCTCGAAGAAATCTGTGATGCCAAAGTAACAGCGAAGGATTTCCGAACGTGGTGGGGTAGCGTGATTGCCAGTTCCGAGTTGGCGTCGCTTGAACACGAGATGCCCGAAGCCGAACGCAAACGAGCTATCGTAGCGGCCGTGAAGGTTACCGCAGATGAGTTAGGAAATACGCCAGCCGTTTGCCGCAGTAGCTATATCCATCCGGGCGTTCTGGCGTCGGCGTCATCGGGAGAACTGCCAACGCTAATCGAAGCAGTAAGGAAGACCGCTCCCGATTGCGTTGCTGAACTCACCCAAGACGAAATCATGTTCGCTACGTTGCTGCCTCGACTGAGCTTCAGTTAG
- a CDS encoding glycoside hydrolase family 88 protein, which yields MHSDCSLKTSDLAASLDRFWKVSAQKIELINREYDVSQGSPVFTVDGKYTTRGWTEWTQGFQYGSEILQFDATGDSTFLKLGKQNTVEKMAPHITHFGVHDHGFNNVSTYGNLLRLMNEGRIPENEWERNFYVMALQASSAVQAKRWTDLPSGGYIYSFNGPHSLFADTIRSLRVLAIGHQLGHAIMGENDKKTSLLERLVQHAKTTADYAVYYGEGRDLYDVWGRTAHESIFNLNDGNYRCPNSQQGFSPFTTWTRGLAWIMVGAAEQLEFLQTVEDGELEPLGGRDAIEGVLLKMATATCDFYLANTATDGIPYWDTGALNIHKLGDDVYERESDPFNNAEPVDSSAAAIGSQGLLRLGHYLNEPKYMQAGLTVMQTLLSDKYLSLDESHQGLLLHSVYHRPNGWDHIPKGQSVPCGESSMWGDYHVREAALYVQRLANDQPYYKFYL from the coding sequence ATGCATTCTGATTGTTCCCTGAAAACTTCTGACCTAGCCGCGAGCCTTGATCGTTTTTGGAAGGTCTCGGCCCAGAAAATCGAGCTGATTAATCGCGAGTACGACGTGTCGCAGGGATCGCCGGTTTTTACCGTTGACGGCAAGTACACGACTCGCGGATGGACCGAATGGACCCAGGGGTTTCAATACGGTTCCGAGATTTTGCAGTTCGACGCCACTGGCGATTCGACATTCTTGAAGCTGGGAAAACAGAACACCGTTGAAAAGATGGCTCCGCACATCACGCATTTCGGTGTGCATGATCATGGATTTAACAACGTCAGTACTTACGGCAACCTTCTGCGGTTGATGAACGAAGGGCGAATACCTGAAAACGAATGGGAACGTAACTTCTATGTAATGGCTCTGCAGGCTTCCAGCGCCGTGCAGGCCAAGCGTTGGACAGACCTTCCGTCCGGTGGATATATCTATTCGTTCAACGGTCCCCATTCGTTGTTTGCCGATACGATTCGTTCGCTTCGCGTGTTAGCGATCGGGCATCAACTCGGGCACGCGATCATGGGCGAGAATGACAAAAAGACCAGCCTGCTTGAACGCCTCGTGCAGCACGCCAAGACGACGGCTGACTACGCGGTCTACTACGGCGAAGGTCGTGACCTCTACGATGTTTGGGGCCGAACCGCACACGAAAGTATCTTCAACCTCAACGATGGAAATTACCGCTGTCCCAATTCACAACAAGGCTTCTCGCCGTTTACCACTTGGACACGCGGTTTAGCGTGGATCATGGTGGGGGCAGCTGAGCAATTGGAGTTTCTGCAAACGGTGGAGGACGGCGAACTGGAACCGCTTGGTGGCCGCGATGCGATCGAAGGCGTCTTGCTAAAGATGGCTACGGCGACCTGCGACTTCTATCTTGCCAACACCGCCACCGATGGGATTCCTTATTGGGATACCGGAGCACTGAACATTCACAAGCTGGGTGACGACGTTTACGAGCGAGAATCCGATCCGTTCAACAATGCGGAACCAGTCGATTCATCCGCAGCAGCCATCGGTTCGCAAGGCTTGCTTCGACTGGGACATTACTTGAACGAGCCTAAGTACATGCAGGCCGGATTGACGGTGATGCAAACCTTGTTGAGCGACAAGTATCTAAGCCTGGATGAATCCCACCAAGGTTTACTTTTGCATTCGGTCTATCATCGCCCCAACGGTTGGGATCACATTCCGAAGGGTCAGTCCGTGCCGTGTGGTGAATCAAGCATGTGGGGTGACTACCACGTTCGCGAAGCGGCTCTCTACGTTCAACGGTTGGCGAACGATCAGCCTTACTACAAGTTCTATTTGTGA
- a CDS encoding 3-ketoacyl-ACP reductase: protein MNKKVALVTGGGRGIGLGICEKLAAEGFDIVVSGRSSASKVADAVAKLEGLGADVLYCSGDVASAADRAAMLAAIKERFGRLDVLVNNAGVAPEVRADILDATEESYEWLMKINLQGPYFLSQACANWMIEQKQADESFQPCMINVGSISATIVSPNRGDYCVSKAGFGMMSSLFAARLGEFSIPVYEIRPGLIKTDMTAGVTEKYDNVIYNSDDLIEKRWGTPEDIGKLAAAMARGDLPYATGQVIYVDGGLSMNRL, encoded by the coding sequence ATGAATAAGAAAGTAGCACTAGTGACCGGCGGTGGCCGGGGCATTGGTTTAGGGATATGCGAGAAACTGGCGGCGGAAGGTTTTGACATAGTGGTCAGTGGACGATCGAGTGCATCGAAAGTTGCTGACGCGGTCGCGAAGCTCGAAGGCCTGGGGGCCGACGTCTTGTACTGCTCGGGCGACGTTGCGTCTGCTGCCGATCGCGCTGCAATGCTCGCTGCGATCAAGGAGCGGTTTGGGAGGCTCGATGTGCTGGTGAACAATGCTGGTGTCGCACCGGAGGTACGTGCGGATATTCTCGACGCGACGGAAGAAAGCTACGAATGGCTGATGAAGATCAATTTGCAAGGCCCGTATTTTCTTTCTCAGGCATGTGCGAATTGGATGATCGAGCAAAAGCAGGCCGACGAATCTTTTCAGCCGTGCATGATCAATGTCGGTTCCATTTCCGCGACGATTGTTTCACCTAACCGGGGTGACTACTGCGTTTCCAAAGCAGGGTTTGGAATGATGAGTTCGCTCTTCGCCGCTCGTCTTGGTGAGTTTTCGATTCCCGTCTATGAAATCCGACCGGGGCTGATCAAAACAGACATGACCGCTGGCGTGACCGAGAAGTACGACAACGTGATCTACAACAGCGACGATTTGATCGAAAAACGCTGGGGGACACCCGAAGACATCGGCAAGTTAGCCGCCGCGATGGCGCGAGGCGACTTGCCATACGCGACTGGGCAAGTGATCTATGTCGACGGCGGCCTTTCGATGAACCGTTTGTAG